The nucleotide window CATTTTTGGGCAGCCCTTGGATGGGAGGGGAACTGTTGTGAGCCTCTTGGAGCGGCAGCTCACAGATATTCCCCTCCCGTCCATCTTTTAGGTGCATCGGGGATACGAGACGAACTATTGTGAGTCTTGCTTGATAGGTCACTCACAATAGTTCTCCTGCTGTCCTTGAGGCCTCGGAAAATGGATGTGTGACGAGTTATTGTGATCTGACCCCCGGCACCGCTCACAAAACTTGCTGTCCCGTCCAGTCATATTCTGCAAGACAGTCTCGACGCCAAATATATACTAGTGGTATATACTGCCGGTATGTAAGGTATTGCCAGCGTGTGCGCGCCAGCTCGGCATGAGTGCACCAGTCCGTGGACGGGGGACGAATGGACCGAACGGAAACCCAGGCAAAGATCCTGGAGGTCGGGAAGCGGGAGTTTCTCGAAAAGGGCTTCAAGGATGCCTCCCTGAACAGGATCGTCGCCGAGGCCGGCTTCACGAAGGGCGCGTTCTATGGCTACTACCCGGACAAGGCGGCCCTCTTCGAGGACATCGTCGGGGAGGCGGCAGACGGGCTCGTGAGCCAGTTCAAGGCCGCACAGGACGCCCACTTCGACCTGATCCCGGATGACAAGACGAGGGACAGCCTTGCCTTGTCCACGCACTACCTCCGCTCCTTCGTGGAGTACCTGTACGCCCACTTCGACGAGTTCAGGCTGATCCTGTGCTGCTCGGAAGGCACGAAATACGCCTCCTTCATCCATGACCTCGTCGAGCTGGAGGTGGAGAGGTCGGAGGAGTACTACGGCATCCTCCGCGAGAGGGGAAAGCTGAGCGGCAGGATGTCCAGGCAGCTGCACCACATGATCACGAGCGCCTATTTCACTGCCGTGTGCGAGACCATCGTCCATGCCATGCCGAAGGACGAGGCCATGCAGTATGTCGAGGAGCTCGCGAGGTTCTTCAGCTCGGGTTGGGAGGGGCTCCTTCGACTGGAGTAGGGCGCTCTCCGGAAAGGTCGGTTCGTCCGGAGCAAGGCGCTCGTTCCGGAGCGGGACGTCCATCCGGAGGAGGGCGCTCATCCGGAGCGGACGCTCTTTTCCACAATAAGTTAGCTGAAGCTTACAAACCAACGTATCGTTTGGAGGCGAATCATGAGCAAGACGGGTTCGGTGAGGCTGGAGACGAGGGACTTCATCTCCGTCGGCATCTTCTCGCTGATCTACGCCGTGGTGGCGTTCGTGGTCGGCGGCGTGGCGCAGATGACGCCTGTCACGTTTCCGTTCATGCCGATGATCGTGGCCCTGTTCACGGGGACGGTCTTCATGCTGTACGTGGCCAAGATCCCGAAGAGGGGCGCCCTTTCCATCCTCGGCGTCATCGCCGCGATCCTGCTGTTCGTCACGGGCATGTTCTGGATGATGTCCGCGTTCTTCCTGGTATTCGGGATCATGGCGGACGGAATCTGCGCATCGGGGGGCTTCAGGTCGTTCAGGAAGAACCTGGCCGCCTATTGCGTGATGGCGCTTGCGCCTCTCGGCGCGTATGTTCCCATGGTCGTCATGCCTGAGCAGTTCGATGCCTTCATGAGGAGCAAAGGGGATGTCGCCTCCTTCGAGGGAGTCATCCATGCCATCGGGGGAACGTGGTGGATCCTTCCCGCGCTGGTCGCCGGGACCCTCGTCTGCGCGCTGATCGGGGGCTGGATCGGCAAGAGGCTTCTGAGGAAGCATTTCGAGAAGGCGGGGATCGCGTAGATGGGGCTCGATCCGCGCACGAAGCTCCTGATTCTGGCGATCACGAGCGTTTCCGTCTTTCTGAACAGGAGCATCGCCGTCGAATGCGCGTATGCGGGCATTCCGCTTCTGATGCTTGCGACGTCGGGACAGCCGAAGAAGGCGGTACAGTACGGCTCGTTCTTCGTCCTGCTTCTAGTGGTGCAGCTGTGCGCGGTGCCCCATCTTCCGGTGGCGGCCGGCGGGGTCGTCTACATGTTCGCCGTGTACATCCGGAAGCTTCTGCCCTGCTTCATGCTGGGGAGCTACCTGGTCTCCACGACGCGTGTGAGCACGTTTTTGGCCGCCCTCGCGAAGCTTCGGCTGCCCAAAGGCCTGACGATCGCCCTCGCCGTCACGCTCCGATACCTTCCCACCCTGGCCGAGGAATGGGCCGCCATCCGAGACGCCATGGCGCTTCGCGGCCTATCGGCCTCGGTAGGCGGGGCGATCCGCCATCCCGCGCAGACGACGGAGCATGTGTACGTCCCCCTGCTCGTATCCGCGTCGAGGATATCCGACGAGATCACGCAGGCCGCGATCACGCGTGGCATCGAGCATGCGCACGAGAGGACCAGTCTGGAAGAACCCTCCTTTTCCGCCGTCGATGCGGCGGCGGTCCTTGCCTACGCGGCCTTGGTCGCAGTCATGGTCTTCGCGAACGCGAGGGGGGTGTTCTGATGATCGAGATGCAGGATGTCTCTTTCGCGTATCGGACGACCTTCTCCGGGGAAGGGAGGGAAGACGACCTGGGCCGCGCGAAGGACGGCAGAGGCGGCGGAGGCGGCAAGGACGATGGAAGCGGCAGGGGCGGCGTGCGCGGGCTGTCCCTTCGCATCGCTCGTGGAGAATGCGTCTTGCTCTGCGGTGCATCGGGCTGCGGGAAGACGACGGTCGCCCGGCTCGTGAACGGGCTGATTCCCCATTTCTTTGAAGGAAAGCTCGCGGGAACCGTATGCGTGGACGGCATGGATTCCCAAGAAACGGAGATCGCCGCGTTCTCCGATGCGGTGGGAACCGTATTCCAGAATCCACGGACCCAGTTCTTCAATGCCGATGTCGACAGCGAGATCGTGTTCGGATTGGAAAACAGGGGAATCGCGCGGGCGCAGCTCCGCGCTCGACTGGATGATGTCACCGAAGAGCTGCACCTCCAGGCGCTGAGGGGAAGAAGCGTGTTCGAGCTTTCCGGCGGGGAGAAGCAGAAGATCGCATTCTCCAGCGTCTATGCCTCCGACCCGGATGTGCTGGTCTTCGACGAGCCGTCCTCCAACCTGGACATGAGGTCCATCGAGGAGCTTGCGAAGCTCATGCGGACGGCGAAGGAGAAGGGGAAGACGATCCTCGTCGCCGAGCATCGCATCTGGTATCTGATGGACATCGTGGACCGCGTGATCTATCTGCAGGATGGGGCGGTCGTTTCGGACATGCCCATCGAGGATTTCAGGAAGCTTTCGGCAAAGAATGTGCACAGCAGGGGTCTGCGTTCCCGCGACCTTGCCGCCCTGCAGCCCGAGGCGACGGCGTGCCCGAGCGCTTCCGGCAACGTCCTCTCCCTCGAGAACCTGAGCGTCCGACTTGGCGGCGCAGAGGTGTTGAAAGGCATCTCGTTCCAGGCGAATGCCGGCGAGATCATCGCGATCGCGGGGGCGAACGGGGCAGGGAAGACGACGCTTGCACGGGCGATCTGCGGGCTTGCGAACGATGCTTCGGGAACCGTGCGATGGAACGGGCGCCCCTTGAGCCGTCGCGTGCGGCGCAAGAAGGCCTATATGGTCATGCAGGACGTCGGTCACCAGCTCTTCTCCGACAGCGTTATGGAGGAATGCCGCCTGGGCATCAAGGATCCCGATAGAGACGTCATCGAGTCGGCGCTTCGCAGGGTCGATCTGCTGGCGTGCAAGGATCGCCACCCTCTTTCCCTGTCGGGGGGACAGATGCAGCGGCTCGCCGTCGCGGTCAGCGAGGTCTGCGGGAAGGATCTGCTGGTTTTCGATGAGCCTACCAGCGGCCTGGATCTTCGAAGCATGGAGGAGGTCGGCGGGCTGGTGCGGGTTCTTGCGGACCAGGGAAAGATCCTTCTGGTCATCACCCATGACGTCGAATTCATGATGCGCATCTGCACCCGCATCCTCGTTCTCGAAGACGGATGCGTGGCCGCGGATCTTTCGGGCGGGAAACGAGGTCTGATCGTCGATCTGATGCGAGGTGGGAAGCGATGAGCAATGCAGGACAGAGTGCGGCGTCCATCCTGATGGGCTTCGCGCGGCCGTGCAAGGGGATGCTTGCGGAATCGGTCGCGCTGGCGGTGCTCGGGGCGTTGTGCGGCATGGTTCCGTACATCGCCGCGTCGCGAGGCATCATCATGGTCTGCCGCGGAGACTACGACTTCGGCGGATTCGCGCTGCTTGCGGGAATCGCGCTCGTCGGGTATCTGGGGCAGGTGTGGCTCGGCACGTTCTCTACGATGAGAAGCCACGAGGCCGCCTTCACGATTCTGGGGAACATCCGCACGGCGATCGCGGGAAAGCTCTCCCGCGTCCCTATGGGGACGATCCTCGACACGCCTTCGGGCACGTTCAAGACCATTGCGGTCGACACCGTCGAGAAGCTCGAGCTGCCGCTGGCCCACATGGTGCCGGAGCTGACCGCCAACACCCTGATCCCCGCCATGATGCTTGCGTACCTGTTCGTCCTCGATTGGAGGATAGCCCTGATATCCCTTGCGACCATCCCGGTCGGGATCTTCTGCTACATGGGAATGCTGAAGGACTACGAGCGCCGATACAAAAGGGTGCTGACGGCGGGGAAGCGCATGGATGCCGCGACGGTGGAGTACATCGGCGGCATCGAAGTGGTGAAGACCTTCAACCAGGGTGATCGTTCGTACAAGAAGTACGCGGACGCCGTGGCCGAGAACAGGGCGTCGAAGGAGACGTGGTTCAGGCAGACCAACGGCTACTACGTGGTGGGGCTTTCCATTCTGACGGCAACGCTCACGGGCGTCCTGCCGCTGGGAAGCTGGCTGTTCATGGACGGGAGCATAGGGGCGGGAACGTTCATCACCTGCATCGTCCTTGCGCTCGGCCTGGTGAAGCCCCTGATCCAGGCGCTTCAGTACACCGACAGCCTTGCCATGGTGGATTCCACCGTGAAGGAGGTCAGGGCCCTGCTCGACCTCCCCGAACTCTCAAGGCCGGACGAGGCGATCCCGCTGGTCGATGCGCACGTCTCCTTCGAAGACGTCACCTTCCGATACGAGGGCGCGCCTTCCGGCGATGGAGGAGGGGACGGCTCGGAGCGCAACGGCACGGAGGTGTTGCACGGCGTCTCCTTCGATTGCCCCAAGGGCGGCATGACCGCGATCGTCGGGCCTTCCGGCTCCGGCAAGTCCACGATCGCGCGACTGATCGCCTCGTTCTGGGAGGCGGAGCGCGGCTTCGTCCGCATCGGCGGCGTCGACGTGCGGAAGATGCCGCTGTCGCAGGTGATGGAGCTCGTTTCCTATGTGTCGCAGGACAACTTCCTGTTCCATCTTTCCGTTCGGGAGAACATCCGCATCGGCAAGCCGGATGCGACGGATGCGGAGGTCGAGGATGCGGCGCGAAAGGCGAGCTGCCATGATTTCATCCTCTCCCTTCCGAAGGGATACGACACGTTGGCGGGCGACGCAGGAAGCCACCTTTCCGGAGGCGAGCGCCAACGCATCGCGATCGCGCGAGCGATCCTGAAGAACAGCCCGATCGTCGTGCTCGATGAGGCGACCGCATTCACCGACCCGGAGAACGAGGCCGCGATACAGGCGTCCATAGCTAAGCTCGTGGTGGGAAAGACCTTGATCGTGATCGCCCATAGGCTCTCCACCATCGTCGATGCGGACAAGATCCTCGTGATCGATCGGGGCCGCGTCGCCGCCGAAGGGACGCATGAGGAGCTGGTCGCGGAAAGCCCGCTGTACGGGCAGCTCTGGAATGCTCACGTCGCGAGTCGCGATACCGCAGAGGAGGTGGCGTGATGATACGTCTGTTCCAAAGGCTGCTCGCGTTTGCGGGTAACCAGAAAGGCCGGATCATACGATCGTTCCTTGCATATCTCGTCAGCTCGTTTTTCGAGATGCTTCCCATCATGGCGATCCTCGTCGTGCTCTCGGGCGTCTTGGCGTCGCTTGACGGCAGCGGCATGCCCGCAGACACGATCTGGATCTCGCTCGGCATCATGCTGGTCTCGATCGTCGGCAGGATCGCGTTCGTAGGCCTTTCCGCGAACGCGAGGACGCTCGGCAGCTTCGCGTTCGGCGCCGAGAAGCGCATGGAGATCGGCGAGCGCCTGAAGAAGGCGCCGATGGGGTATTTCAACGAGAACAGGCTGGGCGACATCACGGCGGCTGTGACCACCACGCTGGGCGACCTCGAGCAGCAGTCCGTCGCGATCATGGAACACGTCGCCGGGGGATTCATCCATGCCGTCGTGATCGGCACCTGGCTTCTGGCCTACGAATGGCGCATCGGGCTTCTCTCCCTTGCAGGGCTTGCCGTGGCGCTCGTCGTGTACGCCTTCATCGGCAAGGTCGGCACGAAATACGCGCCTCGTAGACAAGCGGCTCAGGCGGGCCTGGTCACCTCCATGCTCGAATACGTGCAGGGCATGGGGGTCGTGAAGGCCTTCGGCCTGGCGGGCAGGTCCGAGAAGGCCGTGGACGCCGCGATCGGAGAGAGCAGGGATGCGAATACCGTCTTGGAAAAGGCGTTCTCGAAGATGACGGCGCTCTATCAGACCGTGTTCAAGTTCGCGCGCGCGGCGATTCTCGTCTTTGCTCCCTACCTCCTGATCGGAGGGGAGATCACGGCTGAGAAGTGCCTTCTTCTGCTCGTGGCGAGCTTCATGATCTATGCCACCGTCGAAGTGGCGGGCAGCATGTCGTCCGTCGCCCGCGCGGTCGAGGCATCGCTTGACAGGTTGGATGTCGTGACCCATATGCCGTCTTTGGACGAGGGCGGCGCGGATTTGGATCCCGATACGTTCACCATCGAGGTCAAGGACGTTTCCTTCGGATACGACCGCACGGAGATCCTGCATCATATCGACCTGACCGTGCCGGAGAGAAGCACCTGCGCCATTGTTGGCCCGTCAGGTTCCGGCAAGACGACCCTGTGCTCCTTGATCGCCCGTTTCTGGGATGTGGATGCGGGGCAGATCCTGGTGGGCGGCAGGGATGTGCGGGAGTATACGAGCGACAGCCTCCTGAAGAACTTCGCCATCGTCTTCCAGAACGTCTATCTGTTCGAGGACACCATCGCGAACAACATCTGCTTCGGACGGCCGGAGGCGACCGAGGAGGAGATGGTCGCCGCCGCGAAGAAGGCCTGCTGCCATGACTTCATCAGGGCGCTTCCCGACGGCTACCAGACGCATATCGGCGAAGGGGGGTCGAGCCTTTCAGGCGGCGAGCGCCAGCGCATCTCCATCGCGCGCGCCATCCTGAAGGATGCTCCCATCGTCATCCTGGACGAGGCGACGGCAAGCGTCGACCCGGAAAACGAGCAGGAGCTCCAGAAGGCGATCGCCGAGCTGACCAAGGACAAGACGATACTCATGATCGCGCATCGCCTGGCTACGGTGCGCATGGCGGACCAGATCGTCGTGCTCGACGGCGGCAGCATCGTGCAGCGGGGCACGCACGACGAGCTGATGGCGCAGGAAGGGATGTACCGGCGATTCGTCGGCATGAGGAGCCGGGCCATCGGCTGGCGCCTCGCGAAAGGGGAAGCGTGAGGACAAGGATACAAGCCGGTGTCATCCGGGTGACGCCAGGTGAGCTGAGGGCTCTCGTTGCCGAGGGGTGACGGGGGCAGGAAGGGCGGCTTCCGCGATGACCAGTGCGCCGGCGTCCAGCCCGTCGAGCTGCCCGCCGCGCAGGCGGAGGCGGCGATCGCGCGGCTGGAGCCGACTCCGACGAAGCGGGGGTCCGAGAAGTTCGGCCTCGGGAGGTGGGCATGATGGCAACCGATGCCGCCGCCCCCGCCGCGCCCGGGCGCGCCCTCCCCTACCTTGCCGAGAAGCACCACGACCGGGTCATCGGGACGATGCCCGGGCTCAGCAGGCCGCCGCAGAAGGCCCCGAAGACCCTCGGCGGCTTCGACTCCGGCCGCATCCGCGGCCGCGACGCGGCGGCGCTCAGGAGGCTGCCCTCGCTGTCGGGCCTCCCCGCAAGGGACTCCCCCAGCCTCCTTCGCGCGACTGCAGCGTCAGCCAGCCTGCCGACCTCCACGAGGGCCACGGCCCACCTCTGCATGAGGACCGCCTCGACCCGGGTGTAGCCGCACCGCGGCATCCGGATGCCCAGGCCGAGCTCGTCACCCCTCGCCGCCCACGCGCACGCCCAGGCCGTCTATGACCTGCCGGAGGGTGAAGTCCGAGGGGTCCACGCCGGCGGCGGAGAACAGGGCCCGCACGTCCATGCCCTCGTAGCACCAGACGTAGCAGGTCCCCCCTTCGCAGGGCACCTCCCGCACCCACGTGGGGGAGGCGCCCCCGACGGTCAGGTCGCGCACGGCCGGGTCGACGGACACGCCGAACGCGACGGGGCGACCCGACGTGAGGCAGGCCGCGAGGGCGTCGGCGACGACCTCGGCCGTGGTGTAGTCGTACAGGGGCTCGAGCGGGCCCGACCTCTCGCCGGGCCTCGCCACGCTCGCGCCCCAGAGGCCAGTGGCGGCGTAGCGCCCGCCCACGCGGGCGTACGTGACCATGCGGACCGCCGGGCACTTGGGCGACCCCGAGGGCTGGACCACGAGCGCCTCGCCCGCGTCGGGGAAGTCCTCGACCACCTCGACGTCCGGGTCGCCCTCCGCGTAGGCGGAGGCCGCCTC belongs to Olsenella uli DSM 7084 and includes:
- a CDS encoding TetR/AcrR family transcriptional regulator, encoding MDRTETQAKILEVGKREFLEKGFKDASLNRIVAEAGFTKGAFYGYYPDKAALFEDIVGEAADGLVSQFKAAQDAHFDLIPDDKTRDSLALSTHYLRSFVEYLYAHFDEFRLILCCSEGTKYASFIHDLVELEVERSEEYYGILRERGKLSGRMSRQLHHMITSAYFTAVCETIVHAMPKDEAMQYVEELARFFSSGWEGLLRLE
- a CDS encoding MptD family putative ECF transporter S component; the protein is MSKTGSVRLETRDFISVGIFSLIYAVVAFVVGGVAQMTPVTFPFMPMIVALFTGTVFMLYVAKIPKRGALSILGVIAAILLFVTGMFWMMSAFFLVFGIMADGICASGGFRSFRKNLAAYCVMALAPLGAYVPMVVMPEQFDAFMRSKGDVASFEGVIHAIGGTWWILPALVAGTLVCALIGGWIGKRLLRKHFEKAGIA
- a CDS encoding energy-coupling factor transporter transmembrane component T, whose protein sequence is MGLDPRTKLLILAITSVSVFLNRSIAVECAYAGIPLLMLATSGQPKKAVQYGSFFVLLLVVQLCAVPHLPVAAGGVVYMFAVYIRKLLPCFMLGSYLVSTTRVSTFLAALAKLRLPKGLTIALAVTLRYLPTLAEEWAAIRDAMALRGLSASVGGAIRHPAQTTEHVYVPLLVSASRISDEITQAAITRGIEHAHERTSLEEPSFSAVDAAAVLAYAALVAVMVFANARGVF
- a CDS encoding ABC transporter ATP-binding protein; translated protein: MIEMQDVSFAYRTTFSGEGREDDLGRAKDGRGGGGGKDDGSGRGGVRGLSLRIARGECVLLCGASGCGKTTVARLVNGLIPHFFEGKLAGTVCVDGMDSQETEIAAFSDAVGTVFQNPRTQFFNADVDSEIVFGLENRGIARAQLRARLDDVTEELHLQALRGRSVFELSGGEKQKIAFSSVYASDPDVLVFDEPSSNLDMRSIEELAKLMRTAKEKGKTILVAEHRIWYLMDIVDRVIYLQDGAVVSDMPIEDFRKLSAKNVHSRGLRSRDLAALQPEATACPSASGNVLSLENLSVRLGGAEVLKGISFQANAGEIIAIAGANGAGKTTLARAICGLANDASGTVRWNGRPLSRRVRRKKAYMVMQDVGHQLFSDSVMEECRLGIKDPDRDVIESALRRVDLLACKDRHPLSLSGGQMQRLAVAVSEVCGKDLLVFDEPTSGLDLRSMEEVGGLVRVLADQGKILLVITHDVEFMMRICTRILVLEDGCVAADLSGGKRGLIVDLMRGGKR
- a CDS encoding ABC transporter ATP-binding protein, which produces MSNAGQSAASILMGFARPCKGMLAESVALAVLGALCGMVPYIAASRGIIMVCRGDYDFGGFALLAGIALVGYLGQVWLGTFSTMRSHEAAFTILGNIRTAIAGKLSRVPMGTILDTPSGTFKTIAVDTVEKLELPLAHMVPELTANTLIPAMMLAYLFVLDWRIALISLATIPVGIFCYMGMLKDYERRYKRVLTAGKRMDAATVEYIGGIEVVKTFNQGDRSYKKYADAVAENRASKETWFRQTNGYYVVGLSILTATLTGVLPLGSWLFMDGSIGAGTFITCIVLALGLVKPLIQALQYTDSLAMVDSTVKEVRALLDLPELSRPDEAIPLVDAHVSFEDVTFRYEGAPSGDGGGDGSERNGTEVLHGVSFDCPKGGMTAIVGPSGSGKSTIARLIASFWEAERGFVRIGGVDVRKMPLSQVMELVSYVSQDNFLFHLSVRENIRIGKPDATDAEVEDAARKASCHDFILSLPKGYDTLAGDAGSHLSGGERQRIAIARAILKNSPIVVLDEATAFTDPENEAAIQASIAKLVVGKTLIVIAHRLSTIVDADKILVIDRGRVAAEGTHEELVAESPLYGQLWNAHVASRDTAEEVA
- a CDS encoding ABC transporter ATP-binding protein, translated to MIRLFQRLLAFAGNQKGRIIRSFLAYLVSSFFEMLPIMAILVVLSGVLASLDGSGMPADTIWISLGIMLVSIVGRIAFVGLSANARTLGSFAFGAEKRMEIGERLKKAPMGYFNENRLGDITAAVTTTLGDLEQQSVAIMEHVAGGFIHAVVIGTWLLAYEWRIGLLSLAGLAVALVVYAFIGKVGTKYAPRRQAAQAGLVTSMLEYVQGMGVVKAFGLAGRSEKAVDAAIGESRDANTVLEKAFSKMTALYQTVFKFARAAILVFAPYLLIGGEITAEKCLLLLVASFMIYATVEVAGSMSSVARAVEASLDRLDVVTHMPSLDEGGADLDPDTFTIEVKDVSFGYDRTEILHHIDLTVPERSTCAIVGPSGSGKTTLCSLIARFWDVDAGQILVGGRDVREYTSDSLLKNFAIVFQNVYLFEDTIANNICFGRPEATEEEMVAAAKKACCHDFIRALPDGYQTHIGEGGSSLSGGERQRISIARAILKDAPIVILDEATASVDPENEQELQKAIAELTKDKTILMIAHRLATVRMADQIVVLDGGSIVQRGTHDELMAQEGMYRRFVGMRSRAIGWRLAKGEA